The DNA sequence ttaaactaaaatgtatatatattttactattattataccaTATGTTGTTAATGTTATTGCAATCTgcgaattatatttaaatttttgacacGCTTGCTAACATATAATAAGGATCTAGGTAACGTTTTtgactataaatataaaccttcctaACAACCATGACTACCATGTTGGTTAATAGTAATCAATATTTGgttttaattagtaataataaataattaaactataaattattattgttataccTAGTACTTGCCAGCAATCTAAGTCATATACAGATTAAAAATGtgaattattctttattcaaatTGCTAAGTCCCGAAAAAATAGTCTGTTtccattttttcttttacttttttcATATACACTAATTtgcattattgttaataatcttGTACCtcactctttataatatatattataatatgttatctTTATTACATGGCAATACCTGGTTTCAACCCTCATTGACGCATTACAGGTGCTACTTGCGTGTGTAATCACGCTATCATCGTTGGTCATCGCTGGCGGACACGGCGGTGGTCACAAGAAAGTAATCATACACGTCCCTTTGTTCGTGAAACATCATCATCATAAGCACACAATTGTGAAGCACGTTCATCATAAAAGCGGCGGCGGTGGTGGTGATGATCACTACGAGGTCTTGGGATACACTTATGGTGAACCGAAGCCAGCACCTCATTTTGGAGGAGGTAATTACGCATATCAATTCTCGAGGAGCCTGGAATTATAGAATTCCTACCTGGGGCAAAAATTCAATGAAAGGCCGTTCACATATAGTTCATAAGTTTTTAGTGAATTGTTTTGGTACGTTTAATTATGTCGTCTGAATTAAAAGAAGTTTTAGCTTTAGGGCAAGTCTATTAGTAATGGGGTGAACATATAGTCCAGCGTGCATGACAAacatatacgagtatattgtaatgttttataatatatataataatttataatttaacgtagcttataaatataaaaaagaacgaaaacaaaaagaaaaacaataactaacctttaaatataataactatactatatgattaaaatgaGTCCCTTTATGAAAGGTTTCgcagatactggcagcgtttcctctttgaatagctagcctaattctttgtccgaggtagctgccagctcttcggtctcctgtgatgtcgactaacctttttgatatttcattaaaaagccttatagcgctaggatataacaataatatatattgtaatgatTATTCTCAGGTCACGGTTGGCACGCAGCGGAAGAAAGTCAAGTACATGACAGTCCTGTTAGTTTCTCCGGCAATGACCACGGTTTATACTCCCTCACAGACCAAAACGAGTATTGAAATGTCAAGAACATGCAACAAGATACCTTCCGGGCGCTCACACGAGTGTAAAGTTACCATACCACAACAGATATAAATCTTTGATGGATGTTAGTGTAATGTTAAGGGTATTTGACTATAAAACTCTATGTTAATACTGTATCTGTGacttaaagaaatacaaaatatcgaACAACTAGAAGTTTCATCAAGAACATAATCTCAGCTGAAATCGCTTCTATTGTTCATACAATTCATGCTTCTGTTCTCTTTTAGAGAGTCTCAAGTGTTTCATACGTATGTGTTGTGAAGAAAActcaaaaaacatttattgggACTTACAAAATCAAAGCGTATATAACGAAACTTAGTTAACAGTAAAATCATCTACATGATGGACTAACGTCTAATCTCTTTTTTATTTGGttattttcacttcaaaatacTGTGTTCAAGGATTATTTTTACCAAGGCATCAGGATTTCTTCTCTTTCTTCAGGAGGTCTTTTATTTGCaccatatacatataaagacgacttttgacgactcattggtttagtggttagtacccctgactgcgaatccatgggtcccgcccgggttcgatccccggctgagacgaacatcgatgtgatgagcatttggtgttgtgcttaggtcttgggtgtttaaatatgtatttatatgtctatctatctataatatgtatgtatatccgttgcctagtacccataacactagcttcaccagcttagcatgggactcggtcaattggtgtgaattgtctttaaaaaaaaaaaaaaagagtaaaAGTCAGCGTTTACCATATGGAAACGACAAAtctcaattttatatttgtctatttcaaagtcaaaattcaaataacgGAAAATTTCAATTCACTTTAAACTAGGTCATTTCATAGTACTGAATTTGAGCACCATATGGAAAGAGAAAACCTCTGATATTAGAAAATACTAATAACGGAAAATACTGTTTGCGGTCCTTTTTGTCCatcatatttcatttttcCACGTTCTATGTGAAGCgttatatgaaattctgtGGATCTTTTTAATTAAGCGTTGTGTTcataacttaatatatacTTGATCGATGTATTCATTGTATAGATTtgcatatatgtatttcaaagTCGGGTACCCTTTTAAATCAgtattaaacttaaacttaatgtgtttaaactatataatacatagcttAAGAAGTgataaaatcaatatatttataactttccCATTCTGGTAACTAATCTATGTATaacatagtaatataataatgtatatttctgcCAAAAATCCACATTGTTACCGTAGTTTTACGACCGAAAGTTCATGAACACATGACTGATGTTATTTAGTATTGTTCgttgatttttaataatttgttaatataagataaatacatgagaaaaaatgttgtagtatttattgaaaaacctgtagatatttttgaaaaagtttaataaaaataatttaaaatttgtaaaaataaaattagaacaaatttaaaaagtttggtctctaTGGTGTGGGGTAcatttaacgctggcagcatttgcTCGCTGTATTGCGGTAGTTATTCGtagagcgaggaaagcaccagctctggggtctccggaaaccccacggcccaagaatAGTTCAcatttgaaaacatttttttaatgtaattgagTTCTGAGTTTAACTTCCTAGCGATAGTGATCCTGACTTTTCATGGATTTTCTTTATCACAAAACCGATTTATTCCTTTTAGTGCTGTCGCAATTTTTTGGTAGTTACTCGCGGAGAGCAAGATACTGGCCTTATAAATATCCTCCacatatatgaaatatataaaacacaaaCTATGTTACATAAGTCTGTTTCACTGAATTGAATGCTAGAAACCTCGAAGCTATACATATAAAGTACAATGAAcccaataatatttttaacattaaacacGAGTTCTTGAGTCATTCTATTCAGATAGTTTTATCATACTTTACAAAAGTTAGTACTAAAGTTATGTAGGAACAGAGAACTCCATCAGTCACAAGTCCAGTGTCTCAACAACCCATTATTTGGTCTGGCCTTAGATTTCTACTTCGGTTCACTAATTTCCTTATTATCATGtcggccttctgtgcctgGACAAACACGAGTTTTTCAATCTAAACACCACTGTATTTTCCTTCAACCTTTGATTCCGTACAAAAAAGAATACtgttaaaaatttgaaattaggGCACACAGAACAGCACGACTGGTGCAAAATCTATTTGCACCAACAATACTTACGGATGTTTGCTAATGAATTAGATACCTGTAGAAGAAGATGcttgataaaatttaaataaaagcatataaagtgcgtgcgtaccaaagtacacatgtcagaagtgaaacttctttggcaaactaatctttaagtcttgttcatatataaaatactaatattttataaattctctttacgaaattttaatttcaaaaatagaatttatataaggtaatttgcccttctcactctctctcaatcggtctgaATAGCTCTCCCcttttcttcaacaaaaacgctgcacatcttcgtgacgtctTTGTAAAAAcaaccctcatgcgcctaaagaagtttcacttcaaaagaaaaAGTGACAGATGCAATTGAAGGGGTGTAACGCTACTGTGTTAGTAGCGTTTGATGGTTTATCGTTTGCTTATAAATGCGTTTGGTCATTAAcatagttttaaatgtttaacacGTACATAAGTATATAGTATATGTCTCAATAAGGCTGATTCAGAAGACATTTTTCGTAATTTAGTATTAATAACATGTGTTTTCCAAAAAGTCAAGACTATTTTATGTCCGATAATCCCGTGTTTTGTGTTCTCcggttgaaaattaaagacAAAGTAAAGAACTGTGTAGCTCACAAAGGAAGTTAGGAGAATGTggcaatatatttaatgtaacttaaaaaggttaaaaaattatatattcttcATTAGATATAACGGCTTTGTTATTCctcttttatattgtatatattataatattagtaacaaatatatgcatcttaggtttaaagactttatttcttaaaaagagaaaaaaattcacttacatgagaataatactctagattaccataacattgtagtcgttcttaaaataatcccaataaaatatagccgtacatgcaataaacttaaaaataaaagtaaccaaagaaataagaattaaaactaattataagaaatgaatttaaaagtaattatgtttaacatattcacttagctttgatttgaatgaattgatagaagtaatatttattatatctgtGGGTAGTATATTATACAGCTGTGCGCCTTcgtaggtaaacatttttttgccgTAGTTCGTACGTACTTAAGgtaatgcaatattttttttttatagaacagggggcaaacgggcaggaggctcacctgatgttaagtgataccgccgaccatggacactctcaatgccagagggctcgcgagtgcgttgccggcctttcaggaatttgtacgctcttttcttaaaggattCGGAGATAACTCGTTCGACGCATAagcattttacaatttattatatattgtcttTGTGTATAAGTAGGTAATAATTCATAACtgtgttttatgtttatgtttgaatgtgtATTCCATTTTTGGCTTTTGAGTATATTGTATCTAATTGTTtagatattgtataataagtaGCTCTTGGAATACTGATAAGCAAATAAAGCTTCCGCGGACTTTTCGCCTATTTTATTACATCACAGCTTTTATCacatctatttataaaatggcgTAGGATATAATCAATCTACTTTCCTTAAGAGTCGTCCAAGAAAAATCGTCAAAGAATCTATCGCCTGACTTGTTTCGAAATAACAAGAATTCATAATGCGTGACGAAAGCAGCAGAGGTTGACAATActcctaatatatataagaatatatatgGTCCAATTATTTCCCTAAAGCAATTTCGAACGGAATTATTAAATTGCATCACtgtcatttaatttttctactATTGTTACGTTTGGAGACAGTTATGCAACTTCCTAGTTATAAGTGGGCCATGAAATTATGTTTTGGTCACTTTTTAGGTTTACCACAGTTGCGATGTAATTTGGACATAAGTACTAGAGAAAGGTTGTTTTATTGCTACGAGCCTACGAGAAAAAAAAGTCTAAATCacagttaaatttattcagtCTCTATAAGTTTTCGTAGTTAAGAAGTTTTTAAACTTACAATGgactaaaatacaaatttgtatctctttttatattagtttattgGAAAGATATGCGTAAAGAAATGCGttctttatattgttttagttaatatgATAATAAACATAGTAACAAAGGAATCTGAACAATACTAATAAGGCTCAAGTCGCTAGCGTTCATTCAAGAAATCGGGAGCTTCTTAAAAATACCACAAATAACTTTGGGGCATCGACCTGTTGTCTTAACGTGATCTAGTTGACTATAAGGAAGTtggtataaataaaagataacgGTCGCTGTTACTAAGGTGGAAGTAATAGAAATTAATAGACTTAATACGATCAATTTATAttgaagtaaatttttaattagataaaaaaacatcaataacATAATGCGTTAGtaggttaattaattattgcgaTGTTAGTCGGAAATACACTAAAACCAATTCTGAAAAGATTCGCCCTCAGATTTACAGTCGTGAGTGCGTTAAGTTTTTGATTTAGATAAGTAAGACTGTATTTAGTTTGACATTCGGGAGTCGTACTTAGCTAAGGGTGATATTTGGAAACAAGTTTTGGTGCTTAGTGTGACACCCGTATGTCCAAAAtctattaaatactaaaatgaaaatttcaaaaatcttTTCGGATTTCGTTCCTAAGTTTTCTCCTGTCGATTGTAAATCTGAGGGTAAATCTCACATTAAGTCACATTCTTTGTCTAAGTAAAATaacatgaatataaaaaatataatatcgtAACACGAATCGTTACTTATCTTTACTATCTTACTTAAGACtgaaaaaatttcaaataatcttttatagatatacttattacttaagattaaCTTATAGTAGATATCTTTACAAAACAGTTATCAATTATCTAGAAATTATATAGATacttaaaacaatttgtaacACAATTTTTCCCTAAAACtaacactaaaatatataaaatactgtcAAAGTTTCGTTAGTCTACTCGGttctaaaactaaattttggTTAT is a window from the Pieris napi chromosome Z, ilPieNapi1.2, whole genome shotgun sequence genome containing:
- the LOC125062593 gene encoding uncharacterized protein LOC125062593 is translated as MSNKILVLLACVITLSSLVIAGGHGGGHKKVIIHVPLFVKHHHHKHTIVKHVHHKSGGGGGDDHYEVLGYTYGEPKPAPHFGGGHGWHAAEESQVHDSPVSFSGNDHGLYSLTDQNEY